In Ensifer sp. PDNC004, the sequence GCAAGCCGGTAAAGGACCAGTCGCCGCCGGTCACCTGCATCTGGTCGAACTCGCAGGCGTCGAACATGCTGCCGACGAACTTGCACTCCTTAAAGCGGCTGTCGAAGAACTTGCAGGAGACGAACGTGCAATTCACGAAGGCGCTCGCCTGGTGTGATGAGGCGTTGAACCGGGCGCGCCGGAAGGTGCATTCGTGAAACACCACGCCGACGGTTTGCGCCTCTGTCAGGTCGAGGTCGACGAACAGCGTGTTGTCGTACCGCTCCCGCTCGATCTGGCGACCATACCAGTCGGCGCTCGCGATCGTGCTGTCGGTCTTGGGCGGCGCTTCGCCGTATCGTCGTTCAGCCATATCCATCCATCTGGGGCCCTGCACGAAGCGAGCCGCCTTTCGTTGCGTCGCCGCCGAGCATTTCGGTCTTAGCCATGTTTGGCAATGCGAAAACGAACGGGAACGGAGTCACCGTGGCGCACAATTTCGGAGGCTGGTTTTGGTTTCGGTCGCTGAGAAAAGGGGGAGACATGCGCGTTTCCACCCTTTTGCCGATCCGCGTCGATTGCGAGGGCGCCAGCGATCTAACGCCTGCGGCCGGGCGACGCTATTCCACCAGCCGCACGCCGCCTCCCCTGCCGAAGCTGTTGGGGATGAAATCCTTGCCATCTTCCGCCGGCTTCTTGAAGAAGGCTGTTCCTGACACGTAGAGGTTCAGAACCCTGGTAATCAGTGCGGTGAATTTCGATTCCGAATTGAGGCTGCCGCTGACGTTCCAGTCGATCACGGCATGAGGCAAGTAGATCGCCCCATTATAGAAGCTTCCGGCAGACGTGTTGATGCGGAACTGGACGTTGCTGTCCTTCGCCTGCCGGCCCTGGAACATCAGGATGCCGGCATGCGTGCCGCTGGTCGGTGCCGATACCTGCAGGATCGCCGCGCCGTTCAGAAAGAACGGCGATTGCGCGTCTTCGAAGTAGAAAAGCACGTCCTTGCCGATAACCTTGGCCGATGTGTTCAAGGTCAATGCGCCACGGCGGAACGCGTAGATGCCAGGCTTCAGCGTCAACTCGTCCGTGGAGTTCACGGTCAACCCGCCGCAATAGACGCCTGGCTCGAGCGACGACTTGCCCTGGCTGTTGATCGTCTTCAGGCTTTGGGAAGTACAGGGGGCGTTGGGCGACACCGGTTCGGGCATGCCGGCCAGGGGGTCCGGCACGACGGGCGATCCGTCGACAGGCGGCGGCGAAATCAACCGGCCGGAGAGTTTCGACTGGCCGGTGACTGCGATCAGCGGTGCTGCGAACTTCCCCTGGTTTTCGGCGTAGAACGCACGTTGCGAATGGGACGAGTTCACCTGGAAGCCGCATTCGCTGGTGACCGAGTTCGAATTGATAATCTTCAGCGCATCGGCCCTGCTCGGATCGAGGATCAGGATGCAGGCCGAGCTGCCGGATCCTCGGGCGGCTTTTGCGACGACCGAGATCGGAACCGTCCGGAAGCCGAACATATGCATGATGGCGGTTTCGTAGTCCTCATTGACGGCCACCGCCACCGTGTCACGCTCGACGGTGACCTGATGGTCCCAGCTGGCAGGCTCCTTCAGATCCTGCTTTTCGTTGCTGCTTAGATGGGCGCCGAGAAACCCAGCCGCGATCTCCTTTTCCGAACCGGCGCTTGCTGCTGCTCCTGCAAGTGCCGCGGCATCGGCAGCGCTTTGCATCGCGGCCTTGCGGTTGACCGCGGCTGCGAAATCGATCGCAACGCCAAGGGCGGCAATGAGGGGGATAGCGACAAGCGCTGCCAAGAGGCCGAAGTTCCCGGACCGACATTTCAGCAGGGCCGAGGCGCAACGCCTGATCAGTGGCAGGTTCAGTATGTTCATGGCAGTTTCTTTGCAACTAGATGGAGAGTATCTGCCTCATCGTGCAGGGGGCCTTGCCAATCCTTTAATTTCGAGCCGAGTTAACGGTATGCAGCCTCTCAGGCACTCGTCAGGGCGCCGACAAAGGTACGAGGTGAGGGGTTTCGACGAGATTTTGCACTTTGCGCGTCGTGCGCGGGCAAAATCGGCCATTTGCTGCGATCGTCGGTTCAGAGCGACTTGCATGTAATTGACGGGCCGCGCGCTCGCGATCCTCACTCACAGGTTGTCGATCTTTTGATATCGGCGCTAAGCACTAACCCCTTTTGCGCATCTGCCTAATCCTTGACTGGACCGTGCGCTGTGCGACGCTTGCGGCTTCATGGTTGTACTGCGTAAGGGGCGGACGATGAAATTCTCAAAAGCAAAGAGGAAACATCCCGGTAAAGCATTCAAAATGGGCGGGGCCGACAGAAGCGTTTATGACGGCTTCGTCGGGGCGGCGCGCGCAGCACCCGGCTTTTCCTATCGGGGACGATGGACCAGCGAAGGGTGTCCCGGCACCTTCGAAACATGGCTCGCGAACAAGGGTGTGATGCCCAAGCAGTAGAGCCTTTCATTCCACGCAATCACGATCTGCCGGCGCCGGCGATGGCGCCGGCCGCACGTGTCACGGCGCGCTGCCCAACGAAGTCATTTTGCCTTCGCTTGGGCTTCGATCGCGTCAGCTTGCGCAGGAGTCGATTGGCCGCAACCAGGGAACGCCGAGAATGCAGCGGCGGCCGGTTTGCGTCGACAGGTTGACATCCTTGTCGGCTTTGAGCACCGGTTTCCGTTGGCCTATGTTGCGGATGGTCTCCGAACTACGTTCCCCGCTCAGGCCTTCCCGCTCTCAATCGCACGGGCCCATCCCGCGGCTCGCTCGGCCGAGGCCGCGAGGACCGGCTTCGGCGCCTTGTACCACTCGTCCTTAGGGATATCGCGTTTCTCGCGGACGAACACGATGGCGCGCTCCAATGTCGGGAATTGGTCAGGCAGCGTCAAATGCAGAAACAGCGACACGACGACGACGGAGCGCGAGCGGCCGCCGCGGCAGTTGACGAGCACGCCGCCACGCTCGCGTCTGGGATAGGACGGCTTTTCGGGCAGGATCTGCTCTAGGGCTGCTCGCAGGATATAGTGCGCGGCCAGCATTTGCGTGCCCGGGTTCCCGTCGCCGTCGATGAGCCCGATCTTGTAATAGCGGATTTCCCCCGGGCCATGGATGCTGTTGCGGTGATCCGAGACGAGCTTTGGCTGGTCGACGAAATTGAAGTCCAGATTGACCGCGCAATTGACGACCGTCGTGATCCCACTCTTGCGCAGGAGATCGAGGTCGCTCGCACCTTCCTTCCCGGAAATGAAGATGTCGACGCCATAGGTCGGATGCCTCGGATAGATGAGACTGAGCCTTGGCAATTCGCTGCTGGTCTGTCCGGTAGCGGGGGCGTCTGTGAGATTGTCGAGCATGGTTTCCTCGTGTGCTTTCATGGCGACGGCGCTTTCGCGCTGCGGCCGGCCGAGATTTCGGCGGCGACCCGGTTCAAGGTCGGATAATCGCCGCCGCGGCCATAGGCGACATAGCCCGGGCAAAGGTAGTCGGCTGACCCTTCAGGCACTTTGCCAAGCGACAGCGGCGCATAACGCCCGCCTGCGTTCTTCAGGATTAAAGTCGCTGCTGCCACATCCCAGGCGTTGACACCGAAACCGGCGGCGGCATCGACGAAACCGGCCGCCACATGGGCTATGCTCAAAGCCGCACTTCCGGGACGGCGCACGGTCGAGAAGGTCTCGACCA encodes:
- a CDS encoding pentapeptide repeat-containing protein; the protein is MAERRYGEAPPKTDSTIASADWYGRQIERERYDNTLFVDLDLTEAQTVGVVFHECTFRRARFNASSHQASAFVNCTFVSCKFFDSRFKECKFVGSMFDACEFDQMQVTGGDWSFTGLPGAALGRASFKETRLREADLTGASCKGGSLRDVDLSGAWLHGADFTTCDLRGSDLTAFDPENVLLKDAIITIDQTIVIAEALGLDVRRK
- a CDS encoding pilus assembly protein TadG-related protein, with the protein product MNILNLPLIRRCASALLKCRSGNFGLLAALVAIPLIAALGVAIDFAAAVNRKAAMQSAADAAALAGAAASAGSEKEIAAGFLGAHLSSNEKQDLKEPASWDHQVTVERDTVAVAVNEDYETAIMHMFGFRTVPISVVAKAARGSGSSACILILDPSRADALKIINSNSVTSECGFQVNSSHSQRAFYAENQGKFAAPLIAVTGQSKLSGRLISPPPVDGSPVVPDPLAGMPEPVSPNAPCTSQSLKTINSQGKSSLEPGVYCGGLTVNSTDELTLKPGIYAFRRGALTLNTSAKVIGKDVLFYFEDAQSPFFLNGAAILQVSAPTSGTHAGILMFQGRQAKDSNVQFRINTSAGSFYNGAIYLPHAVIDWNVSGSLNSESKFTALITRVLNLYVSGTAFFKKPAEDGKDFIPNSFGRGGGVRLVE
- a CDS encoding dual specificity protein phosphatase, with amino-acid sequence MLDNLTDAPATGQTSSELPRLSLIYPRHPTYGVDIFISGKEGASDLDLLRKSGITTVVNCAVNLDFNFVDQPKLVSDHRNSIHGPGEIRYYKIGLIDGDGNPGTQMLAAHYILRAALEQILPEKPSYPRRERGGVLVNCRGGRSRSVVVVSLFLHLTLPDQFPTLERAIVFVREKRDIPKDEWYKAPKPVLAASAERAAGWARAIESGKA